The Dromaius novaehollandiae isolate bDroNov1 chromosome 20, bDroNov1.hap1, whole genome shotgun sequence genome includes the window ggagctggggtgaggctgagcagcctgacagggccagggcagggtgctggggggctctgcaGCGTGGAGCATCTCTGAGCACCTCCCTTGTAAGCCCCCACACAGGGCTGGTCTGAGCCACAGCCACAGCAGGACTCACCTAGGCAGCATCGGCCATGCATTTATCTGTGGAAAGGACAAAACCAGAGATGAGCTCATCCACAGGCTCAGTGAGACCACTGCCCTCCAAACCCTCCTCATAGGACCTCTGCAAGGGGCTCTTCCTACCCATGCATCCTTCTGAGGCCAGGACCACAGAGGCATGTCTGTTCCAGGCATGAGCCAGACATCCATCCTGTTCCATcctgtcccgtcccatcccatcccatcccgtcccatcccatcccatcccatcccatcccatcccatcccatcccatcccatcccttcTGGCCTTGGTGCAGGAGGACCCATGTGGATGGGGGGTGCCAGGCTCAGTAGCCCAGCTCCCCGCCACCCCATCTGTcttctccagcctctcctcccagctgcTCTTACCTGTTTTGGGCAGGATGAGGATATCTTCATCTGCCAGGCCCTGTTCCCTGGAGAACTGAGTGAACCTCTCCAGCCGCTCTGGACTGAGCTCCTTAGTCCTGCCTGTAGCCGGGGAAGCAGGACCATGTGAGGGTGAGTGCAAGCCCCGCTACCCATCacccagcaggcagcactgggtTATACGGCCCAAAGACAGGGTAAACCCAGCAAGAGCTTGGCAAGAGCAATTCCCTTCAGGAAGTGGTCCAGACCCAGCTATGCCACATGTCACTCAAGGTGACACAGGTTTCACTGGTCACTCTGGATGCTGGGCAGGACCTCACATCCTGGCTGCACCCACAGGCTTGAGCATCCCAGCCATTGGCCCTGGGAGATCCTGCCACCCTTCTCCCATGGGAAAGATCTCCCAGCCAGGGGAATCCCAGGAGAGCCTGCTCATCGGGGTGCAGAGTGGTGGGTGGCATGCGGGGGTCCCAGCGTTGGCACAGACGTACTATAGAGCAGCACCATGGTGGAGGTGCCGGCGTTCTTGGAGATCTGGGTGGCCACCAAGGCGTACTCGTCGTAGTTGGTCTCCACGATGCGGATGTCATGCGTGCTGCCCCAGCCTGCAGTGGACAGAGAGGGCACATCTCAGCCCAGCACACCAAGCACTGCTGCACTTGGCTATGCACAGGCAAGGACAGGGAGCAGGCGGGTAGCACCAGGCACAGCTAACACCAGGGCCCGGCCAGGAGCTGGGGACAGCAGTGCCCATGCCCGGGGCCCAGGGACGTGCCACTGAGGTGTATGCAGGGGCTGTGTCCTGGCACCATCCTGCCTGCAAAAGGATGCGCTGGGACCCTGGCCTGTGGGGCCAGACACTCACGTGGGCTGGTGTAGCTGAACCGTCCTGGCTGCTCTGTCTTGATGTAAAGGCTGTTCCTCGTCTCGCACCGATCAGCCCTGGGAAGTGAAGCACAAGTCTGttgaggagctgggcaggagctgcctgcatgGCCATGGGGGAAACACCAGCaccgcctgccctccccagcacccAACACATGGCTGTCAGACCTGCTAGTTCCAGGGGAAGACAGAGGACCTGGTTCCTGGCAGGATCAGGCTCCCTGCCACCCCGAGGCACCTACCATCCAGTGGGCAGGCCCTTGTAGGGTCAGGGAGGTGCAGGGACTGGGGTGACCCTTGGGCATagcaggctggggctgccccccatCTCCCCTGATGCCACCAGTTCACCCATCATGTTGCCTGTCCGCACTTGGGGTAGGTGGAAGTGACTTCCAGGTTGCCGTCTGCAGTGGCTGAGACGACTGTGGTGCACATCTTCATCAGGTGTTTCTTGTCCTTGAACCAGTTGGAGTTGGAGGCCAGGCCGATGCTGTACCATTTCCCTGTGAACTGCACGCAACCTCGTCTCAACCgcaggctgggagctgtgctCTGTCCTGCCTGCCCCGACACCCGATCCCCCACAAGTGGCAGCAACAGGGACAAGTCTCACCCCTCAGCTGACCAGGAGCACTGGCTCAGGCCACTTCTCCGTCCCATATCGGTCTATGCCTTGTGGCAGGACTGTATTGTGGCATCCTCATCACCCAAAGGGCTTCTACCTTTGGAAGGTCCTGCTCATCTCCTGGTCTCCACAAAACCCAGTCCCCCAGTTAACATCATGCCTTTCATTGCTCAGCACTAAGGGCATTTTCTTCCCGTTTCCCCCACGCCCAGGCAGGAGGACAGGAACGTCCAGCTCAGAAATGCTGCCAGCATCTGGTCAGGGACACAAAGAGTGGCTCGGTTGCTGCTGTGGCGAGTGGCATCGCTTGTGGAGGTGAGCCTGCTCTGTGCCCTACAGGGCTCAGGCCACGGGGCTGGGACCCCCGGCTTGCTGCCTGCCTggagctgccttcctctgccAGGAGCAGCCTGTGGCCTGCCCGTCATGGAGGGAGGAGGGTCACTAACACCCCAGGCACGCCAGCATCcagctgggggggctggggagggtaGAAGGATGCATGGGACACACCcccccccagcagagcagcccttggTTTTTTGAGACCTCTGTCCAGGGGTGGCTTGGGGGCTGTGTTCAGGGGGTGGAGGTCTGTGGCCCCTCTCCACGCAGTTTCTCAAACCAAGCTTGCTTTTCTCAGTGCCTCCCTCCCCCGTGCATCTATAGAAATGGCACCAAACCGAGGTCCACCAAACCAAACCCCCAGGACCCTGGAGCAGCCGAGGGATGGGGAGCTAACGGTGCATCGGATGCCCTACTCCTTCCAGAGCCTGGGACAGCCTGGTCCTGCTTCCATCCATAACACCCTCCCCGCACATCTGCCGGGAGATGATCCCCACCGCACGTCCCACACCAGCCCCCATGCCAGCCCGGCTGCTGTCACCTTATCCTCCTGGAAGTCAGCTTGCACGGGAATGTCCTCCTGCGCATGCAGTGCCCCGAGCAGGGCCAGCCCCAAGATGCTGAGCAGCGTGGCCTGCATGTCTCCCAGCGCTCCGGTTTCCCTGTGCTGAGCCGAGCCGAGTTCAGGCGATGTGCCGGAGTTTCGGGCGAGCTCCCTATTTATGGGCAGGCCGTGTGATGGCCCCGGGGGGCGAGCGCTGCAGGCAGGCCGGCCCCGTCTCCCCCCCACGCTGTTATGCAAGTGAGAGCAGGGGTGAGTGCCGAATCCTAAGTGCAGCCTGGGAAGCGGCAAATTTTTCCCTCCTGTTGATTTTAGATGTTTGCCTCCGGGTGCCAAACCTCCCCGCAGCAAAAACACAACTTGGAGCCAGTTTAGCAGCTGTCCCTGCCCCCCGGCGCAGCAGAGAGCTTGGGATCGGCGCAGGGAGAGCCAAGGCTGGCCACCAGCACAGGAAGGGGGCCAGGGCCACCTGGCGTGGCCAGGACCAAGGGCCAGGGTTTGCCGACTGCCTCGATCCTTGCAAAACAGCCTCACTTCGCTTCAGAGAGGGGCCAAAGCAATGTAGACGGGATACTGGATGCCTGCCATGTCCTTATCCAACATATGAGACCCATGGCCACCTTTGGATACTCCCATGAGACCCTCACCTTCAACCTCAGCCAAGTCCCTGCATTGCCCAAAGAGCACCTtggccagccctgctgcctgccccaggccccaCGGGCCTCCAGATGTTTCATGAGGAAGAGAAAATCTCAACCGGTTCCACAGCTATCATGGCCCCCCTTCCCCATGGGACCCCACAATTCCAGGGGCACAGTGTGGCTTCACAGCCCTGATCCCCGTTGCGTCCTTCTGGCAGGGGGTACCAGCACGGCATGGGCACTTCCCGGCACTCGGGTGCGTGGTCCCACAACGCTCCCAGAACCAGGCTGCACAGCGCAGGTCCGAGCCAATGACCTCCCAGTGCCAGCCCCAGATGTGGCTGCGGGGCTGGGCTCACCCGGTCCCCAAAGGTGCACCCAGGGCAGCGTGTCTGAGACGTCCGCCGGCACCGCGTCCCTGCGCCCGGGCTGCGGGTGAGCGCGGGGTGTCAGTGGCAGAGGCGGGCAGCCAGGCTGGCCCAGCTCAGACATCCCCGCTGGGAAGTGCCGGGCACAGCGTGAGCCTGGCCGTGCCTCTTGCCGGGACCGGGGCTCTGGCCGGCCGCCCGCACACCGCCAGCCGGGCCGTCAGCCGCTCTGCCGGCAGCGCGGTCTTGCCAAGACCCTTTACATAAGGAGGCTGTTTTCacaacagctgtttttttcctctcggCAGCCCACCCGGCCCCGCCGCTGGAGCACATTCCCTTCCCCACATCCAGCTGGGAGCCACTCCTTCCCCGGCACAAAATGCGCCGGGGGCTGAGCGGGCTCCGCggctttattaaaacaaaacaaaagctgagcCGGGCAGGACTGAGCATCACGAGAGCCCGGCCAGGGCCCCTGCGTGAGCCCGGGCTGGGGCTCGCTCAGCACCAGCTGGTGCACAGGCCCCATGGGGCGGGCGCCAGCCCTTGGGTGCTGGGTGCAAGCTGCCGGGTTGGCACCCCActggctgctgtggctgctgggaaAAGTTGTCTCTCTGGTGGGCAACGGAGGTCTGGAGGATCCCTGTGTGTCCCCACAGTCCTGCGTTGAGGCAGGGCCCCAAAGCCATCCCTCTCCCCCGGcatgccctgctccctgccctgggtgGCAGCGAGGGTGCCTAGGAGGGTGCCTCGGGGGGCCCGAGGGTGCTCCACTCTCGGCGGTGGCAAAACCAGGCACTGGCCTGTGGCAAGCGCAGGAACATGGGGACAACAGTGGTGCGGGACAGGTTGAGCCCATTGCTGGAGCACAGCGGGGCAGAGGACGGAGGGCAGGGTCCAGACAGAGTTACAGAGGCTCCAGAGAGCCAGGGAGGGCTTCCCACTTGGTGTCCCATCTCCAGAAGACCCTGGCCATGTCCACCCCACCACGCTGATCGCCACCGCGACGCGGCCACCTCTGCGGAGCAGCACCACTGCTGGGTGCAGGGCCCAAAGCAGCCTACAGCGGGGGGACCGGAGTCCATAACACGacgctgcaaagcagcaggctcGGCCGGGAAGCCGTGCCGTAGCCAGAGCAGCCAGACAGCCGGGGGGATTTGCGAGCCCAGCTGGACACGAGTGCCTCGCACGTGGGCAGCTGGGACAATGGCCGGTTTCATCGGGGGGCTGGCAGCGGAGGAGTCACGTGGCGGCTCCTTACATAACTCCCCTGATAAACAACATGTGCTAACAGTTTCCGCTAAGATTGCAAAACGCCCACGCTGGAGGCGGAGGGTTATTTCCCTCCACAGGGGCTGCAGGGTGGCCGGGGCGCCCAACCGGCCTCTTGCAGAGGGGCCTGTGGGGAAACAGCTtttcagcctgctgctggctCAGCACGAGCGGccgggggctgctccctgccctctTGAACCTCCTGACCCGCACCAGGACATTGGTACCACTCACCCAAAACACCCCAGCCCCAGAGCACGGGGTGAACACGCAGCGTGGCAGCCCTCCACCAGGCTGACCGTGTGTCGGCTTGGTTGGGAGAGGGGTCTtgcgaggggctccagccccatgCTTAACAGGAGCCAGCCCCTATATCCTGGTTGCATCCCTGGCTCCAAACCTCCTGTGGCTCCTGCAGAGACCTGGATGCTCCCTACATACAAGGGACTTCCTCTGCTTTGCTCTTTAGCTGCGCTCTGCCTGGTGCAGGCAGGGGTTGGGAAGACCTTGCCATATAGTGGTCTGACCCCAAGTGGTAGCAGCCCCTTGGAGAACATGATCCACAAGGCTGGGGTGGGGAAATGGGGTGTTTCACTGTCCCAGAGGCCCTGTGGATGGGAAGTGGGACCACTGCAGGGCCAAGGTTTCCTCCTCAGGGATCCCTAAGATGTGAGGGATCTCCTGGCTTGTCCTGGGAGAAGAGCTGATCCAGAGCACGTCCTCAGCAATCCCCAAGCCTGCGCGGCCCGACAGCACCAAGCGCTGTGCTTTTCTGCAGGTGCAGTGTCAACACTGCACTTTGCTGTCACTGAGCTCTGGGCACTTCCTCACCTACGAGCCAGGATAACTGGAATTATAGGACCTGAGAATAAATTAAGAAACATCACAATTCCTGCCTTGGCATCCTGTGGTTTGGGTCAGGCTCAGGGAGGGGAGGACGGGGCTGTGTGGAGAGGCTGGATGTCCCCTCGGTACCACGGGCAGGAGCTCCTGGCTGCACATAGCCCCAGCGGCACTGGGCACCTATCCAGGCTGGGAACAGCAGGCCAGGGCTTGGTGCCTGAGCTGGGTGCAGAGGTGACGCCAGCAAGCTCGTCCCCAGGTGAAGGTGGGGCTGGCCCTTCTGTGGCAGGAGGCCTGGGGGCAGATCGAGTGGTGACACATGTGAGGTAAGGACCTTTTTCCAAGGTATTTATTGGGATGTCattggctgctgcaggagctgcagggcaCCGAGCAGATGGATGACACAAAGCTGCAGGGTGACACGGCAAGGTGTCACCACAGCTGGGGAGCCTCAGGGCTCATGTGGAGCAGGCAGAGGTGTCTGACCAAAACCTGGCCAGCCCTGGCTCTTGCACGGCCCTGTATCTGCAGGTAGTCAgacaggatcagggctggctCTGGGGACCTCCCAGCAATGCCACCTGCATCTACGGCTTTGTTTCTGGAAATAAAAGAGGTGCTGAGAGGCTGGGGGAGATATCAGAGCCtaatggcagggctggagaccCACCTTTGCCTCCCCAAGAACCAATGATAAATGATGGAGCTGTCCCTGGGGACCCCAGTCCTCATCCAAGGGTGTCCCCCTCCCTGGGGACCCCAGCATAGATCAGCCCTcaccccagggtgcccctgtCCCCGGGGATCCCAGAACAGACCAGCCCTCACCCCAAGAAGCCCCAATATAGACCCCACTAAGCCCAGTTTGACCCATATGGGGGCCAAATGGGGCTTTGCTTTGCCAGGGAGCGTCCGATGGCTGCCCTGGGGGACGCCTTGCCCCCTCCTAGCCCTGCACAAGGGTGTGGAGGGCCTTCTGGAGCAGTCCTTGCTCCCCGTGTCAGACCAGCACGCCGGCACCCCTTGGGCAGGACCACACAGCCATGGCGAGCTGTGGGGCCAGCCCAGGGtgcccagcctgcagccagggcgGGGAGAGCCACCATAGCACCCACCACCCTGCAGGCGCAGCCCAGCCCACGCGGGCACCGCCAGCCCCAGAGCTGGGCACCAGGCCCCACGTGGGTCCGTGCAGCCCAGCCTGAGCTTGGTGCACAGTGGGGGTTCAGTATCTCGCTGGGGATCTACAACTCACCGTCGAGGATGTGGAACTCGTCCGCGGCGTCGCAAAACCCTGCAACAGAGAGAGCCTGGGGCGGTCACCCTGCCCGGGCACCTGGGACACCCCTGCTGTGCACCCCAGGGCCACCGCAAGGGCACAGCCCTGCCGTTCGCCAGGAGGGAAGCCATGGCATGGGGACAGGCCCTATATGTGTCCCCGCTGTCAGGCGATATGGGACCACAAGCTTCTCGAACCCCTTGTGGACATGCCTGCCCTCCTCTGCTCATGTTGGAGGTGCCAGCACCACAAATCCCGGTGCCAGACCCTTGGGCACAGCCCTCGCCATGGGCACCTCACGCTCCCAGGGGACCATATACCCCCTACCATATGTGGGGAAGTAGTAGGTCACATCTTCATTCAGGCCCACAGCCCTGACATGCTGCTCGAATCTCTCCACAACGGCATCACTGACCCGGCTGGCCCGTCCTGCATGGGGAGGGAAACACATGCCATCAGTGGCCTTGAGGGACAGACAGGATGTCTGTCCCCACCAGAAAgcccccagctctcccagccccctGCAGCAGAGGCTCGGGGCCAAAGGGCTTTTCAGCTCAGAAAAGCCGGTTACAAAACCTTGTCACTATCACAGTAGTTTCTGCTGATGCTCAGGGGGAAAAGCTGCAGCTTTCCAGGGTGAAATGACCTCTCATTTGAACGTGACACCGGCTGCGGGGAGGGACAGCGGGCAGCAAGCGGGCAAAGGCTGATACACCACAAACCAGCGAGCAGAAACACCTCGATTCACGCAGCGGGATTTGCCTCCCTGTGACTGAGCTGCCCCCACAGGGAcagggtttgctctggggtgagTCTTTCCATTCCCCTGCAGCATTTGGGGACAAAACTCTTCATCTGGTGACAAGGCCCTACTGAGCTCTTCCATGGACACCCTTGCATCTGGGTCCTCCGTGGGTCTGGAGGGCTCAGCATCCCCTGAGCCCAGCATTGGCCTATCACTTCCAAACCACCCCGGTCCCGCTCCCTCGAGTCCCCCGGCCAGTCGTGACCCGGCTCACATGCTGGACGTGACCCCACCAGCTTGCATATGCCAGACATGGTGCCACCAGCTCACACATGCTGGCCGGAGAACCGAGGGCAGCAAGATGCCTGATGGGAAGGGGCACAACCCGGGGCTCTGGGTGGCAGGATCAGCCCCTCCCCCCAGCCTTGCTCAGCAGTGCACCCAGTTTGGAGCAGCTTCGCTGTGCCTGGGGCCcacacatccaccagcacccgTGCACCTCAGCTCCCAAGGCAGCCCCTCAGCATCGACCCACCGTAGAGCTTGACGGAGATGCTCCGGCCCCTCTGGTAATAGAGGATGGCGTAACTGCTGTAGTCTGTCTGCCCCACCACCACGTCCACCTTGCTGCTGTAGCCACGGCCTGGGAAAGACAGCCATAGCACAGGGCAATGCCACGTAGCTCCCAGGCATGGCCAGCGTCCCCTCTTGGGCACCTGGCGGGACAGGCACCACCCAGGGGTCTCAGCTTCACCACAGGAGGAGCATACAAGGCGGTGGACACCAGGGTCAGAGTTAGCGCATCCTGCTCCCCTATGGGGGTGCCTTTCCCACCAGCAGGTCCCAGCCCACCACCAGCTGGTGCTGGCCACGATGACATTCAGCACTGAGCACTCTCAGAGCCCAGGACTGGGATACTGGAAGGGCACTGGGAGGACACCAGAGGACACCTGACCTCTTGGCCAGGAGTAGGGCTTGGAGGCTCCAGCTCTGCGGTCCCCATGCCACCTCAGGCCTGCTTGGCCGCCCTCACCCTTTAAGAGGAAACGTCCATGGGCCTTGGCAGGGAGGTAGTGTTGCTTGATCTCCCAGCACATCCCGTCCCTGTATGGGGAGAAAAGCACTTTGTCTGTGCAAGCTGGAGAGGACCTCCCAGGACGCCAGTCACTGCCCCCCTACTCGCCAGGGTGCTCACAGGACGTGTTTTCTCAGGACTTCCTTCTCTCCAAGGGAGAGATGTTGCAAAAGGTCATCTGAGAGCCCTGTGGGAACACAGGGAGAGATCTAGAGCCTCAAAACCCGGCAAGCCTGAGTGCCCACTGATCcctcctgcttccctgcagcaggTCCAGGCCTGGCCTTGGCTCCTCAAAACGCTCCAACATCTTGTGAAGGCCAGGTCACCCTGTGACCAAGGGGAAGCTCCCATGCATGTGCCGAAGGCCACCTTCCTCCGCTGTATGGCTGCGGGGCTGGCACTTAAGAGTCAGTCCCTGCTGGGCAGCTGTGGAGGGATTGCATGCCGGcttggtgcctcagtttccccaggcgGGTGAGAGCTGCACGTGTTGGCTGCCTAACCTCTCAAGACCCAGCCTTGacagcccagggctgctctgGGCTGGGTGGCCCCTGGGCTAACGCAAAGCCAGCCCTGCCATGACCAGGACTTTTAGCATGAGAGCTCCTGAGGGAGATCCCACCTCTGCTTTGCTCCAGGGGCACAGCTCTTCCTCAGAGCCCACGGCCCTGGTCGGACCTGCCTGCAGCAACCCTGTCCCTCCCTGGAGTCCTCGTGGGCCAGTGTCACTCACAGCTTCCTGAAGGTGCTGATGGCCAGGCTCTGCCCTTCCACAGCCACCACCACCGCTGTCGCCTCCAGATGGTGGCTGTGCTCTGCCAGGTAGCTGCAGCGGGAGGCCACGCCAACCAGGAACCACTTCCCTGCGAACTGCACGGCACGGGGCTGGCACCGCCTGCCAGGCTGCGGCCCCTGGAccgccaccaccccccgcccccagcacccgctgccccaAGCCCACAGCTGCGTGGCAGCGGGAGCCAGAAACCCCCCGACTGACACAGCgtgggggctgcctgcaggacCAGGGTGCTCTCCCTGGCCACGGCCACGCCAAGCCATGCTGGCATAGCCCATGCCCAGCCAAGGGTTGGATCCTGCTCCCCGGGAGAGGGGACGGGAACTGGACCAGGCCAGGGCAAGAAGTGGGTGCTGCCAAGTTCATCAAGACAGCGCCCATTTCATCCCGGTGCCACGGCTGACACAGCCGAGAGGTGCCGCAGGGTCTGGCCAGAGCCCCGCTGGCCCGGCTGGGAGTGCCAGCTTTTATCAGCGAACACAGAAACATATTTCCGTGACGTTTCCCCTCGCTTGGCACCCTTGCCCATGCCCGCGGCCCCTTGGCATGCCCAAAGCCGCTGCTCACTGAGGGCCCTTGTTTGGGAGCAGGCAGGTGGGATGGAGACAGACAGATAAGAGGTGGCGAGGAGCCAAGCAAGCCACGGGCCCCAACCTGGCACGGGGACAGGCCGGAGCGGGACAGCTGCAGGGAGCGGGATGGCCAAGGCGTCCCCCCGAAAGCTGACGCTGCCCGCAAGGCTGAGCATACCCTGAGCGGTCCTGGGCGTACGGGTGGACCTCAGCACCCTGCACCCACGGCCCGCAGGACGccctgctcccacagcagccccccaagctcctggctgcaggccaGCACCTCGAGCCCCAGCGCTGGGGCTGGAAGCTGTGCCTGGTGCCCTGGCGCAAGCAGCGAGCTCCAAACACGGAATCAAGAGCAATCGGCCTTGCCACAGACTTGGCCACAGCCCCGGGGCTGAGCAGCGCGAGTGCTGCGGGCCGCCATGGGAGCAGGGCGTCCCAGGGGATGgcaggcagccagggccggccTGCCCACGGCGAGGATCTGGCCTTTGAAATCTGCCCCGTGCGTCACTTCTCGGGACACCTCGCAAACCCGGGGACAGGCACTTCTCGGAGTTCGAGCTGGGGGGCCGAGCCCCTGCAGACAGGCACCAACCCTGCTGTGGCCCTTGACTGTGTGGTGTGGGGGGCACACTGGGGGGGCCAGGTCTGGGGGGGGGTGACACACTGCAGGGTCGGGCTGGGGGGACATACAGGGGGAGTCAGGTCTAGCAGGGGACatgctgcagggccagggctggggggacatactgggggggggcaggtctaGGAGGGGACACACTGCAGGGTCAGGGCTGGGGGGACATACTGGGGGGGGCAGGTCTTGGGGGGGACACACTGCAGGGTCAGGGCTGCGGGGACATGCTGGGGGGTCAGGGCTGGGGGGACATGCTGACAGACCAAGTCTAGGGGGGGAATATACTGTGAGACCTGGTCTGGGGGAAACACTGGGGGACAGACCTGCAGGGTGACATGCTGGCCAGGTCCAGGGGGGTGACACGCTGGGGAGCCAGCTCAGAGAAGGACATACGGCAGGGCCAGCTCTGAGGGGGGACACACTggggtgctggcaccaggggggACACGCCGCAGCCTTCTGGCATCTCTGAGCTCTTGGGGCCCCCCTGCGCTGCCCCAAACCAAGCCAGCCCCGGCCACacgtgcccccagccccatctccagccaGGACAGGCCGGCAGAGCCGCCTGGAGGCCCCGAAAcgccccagcccctcacctgggGGAGGCTGAGGTTCTCCTGAATGGCGACCTTCTCGATGGGACTCTCAGGGGGCGGGGGCCGCCTCCGCTTCTGCCCCTGCGAGGCCGAGAGGAGGAGGGCGAGGAGGAGCAGGGTGGCACGGGGGGCCATGGTGCCCTTCAAGCGCGGagcggggcccgcggcgcccTGCCGTGTGGCGCTGGCCGGGCCGTGGCAGGacgcagggccgggggcagcgcggccgctcTGACGGGAAGCGGCGGGGCCGCGTGCAGGGGCCCGAGGGCAGCGGGGTCACGGCAGCAGCACGGCCTGCCTGGAGCCCTGCCAGGCGGCGGGTGCCCGTGGCCCTGTGGCCTCGACGGCCTGCCTGGGGCGGGGGAGCGCCGCAGGACCGAGGGGCCGAGGTGGGGGCGACGCCTCGGTGCCGTtggcctggcagggcagggctgggccctggggccgggcctgggggcGCCGGGCCTGCTGCTACCAGCCCCGGCCCTGccatgggcccaggtgtccccatgggCCCAGGGGTCCCCACGAGCCCGGGCGTCCCCATGGGCCCAGCCCTGGCAAGACCCCGCCCTCCGCGGAGGGCAgagccgggagggggcggggcctgcgcagggggcggggcctgagcgcggaggggcggggcctgagcgcggaggggcggggcgagcCGGGGAAGCTGCCCTGCAGGGGCGCTAGAGAGAGGAGCGAGCGGGCCGCGCTCGGCTATCTGCGCCTGGGGCACCGAGGGTGGGAGGGGCAGAGCTCTGGGCTCGATTTTTGCTGCCTGGGAAAGAAagccgcgtgaggggcgggaggACGAGCAACCACAGAGAAGGCGGCTAGAGCGGCGCATAAAAGCCGGGGCGGAAGGAAGAGACCGGAAGGGGCGTGAGAGGGAGGTGGGGTAGCCGGAGCCGCGGAGGTGCGGTgaggggggcggcccggggggacaccggcgggggcggggagggggtggAGAGGCACCGGCGGGACCCCCTCAGCCGGCCCGGGCCTCACCCGCTTTTTCTTGCAGGCGCCGCGGCAGAATGACACGatggaggcgggcggcggcggccccc containing:
- the LOC112986767 gene encoding lipocalin-like, with amino-acid sequence MQATLLSILGLALLGALHAQEDIPVQADFQEDKFTGKWYSIGLASNSNWFKDKKHLMKMCTTVVSATADGNLEVTSTYPKADRCETRNSLYIKTEQPGRFSYTSPRWGSTHDIRIVETNYDEYALVATQISKNAGTSTMVLLYSRTKELSPERLERFTQFSREQGLADEDILILPKTDKCMADAA
- the C8G gene encoding complement component C8 gamma chain, encoding MAPRATLLLLALLLSASQGQKRRRPPPPESPIEKVAIQENLSLPQFAGKWFLVGVASRCSYLAEHSHHLEATAVVVAVEGQSLAISTFRKLDGMCWEIKQHYLPAKAHGRFLLKGRGYSSKVDVVVGQTDYSSYAILYYQRGRSISVKLYGRASRVSDAVVERFEQHVRAVGLNEDVTYYFPTYGFCDAADEFHILDETKP